A region from the Pelobates fuscus isolate aPelFus1 chromosome 1, aPelFus1.pri, whole genome shotgun sequence genome encodes:
- the LOC134566476 gene encoding protocadherin-8-like: MTSKMRCCSWDVSLKVLLLSLLLPMCTCKTMRYRTYEEDEPGTVIGTLAEDMHLNIPGEGRFRLMKQFNNSLIHVRESDGQLSIGERIDREQICKQTLNCILALDVVSFSKEQFKLIHVEVEVRDINDNSPQFPSDEIPVEVSESAAVGTRIPLDIAIDEDVGSNSIQSFQISVNSHFSLDVQTRADGVKYADLVLMKELDRESQSSYTLELVAMDGGSPSRSGSAVVSVRVMDFNDNSPTFERSSVTVELMEDSPLGYLLLDLNAVDPDEGVNGEIVYGFSPQVSQEVRQLFKIDPKSGRLTLEGQVDFETKQTYEFDVQAQDISPNPLTATCKVVVHIIDVNDNAPAISITPLTSISSGVAYITEAAAKDSFVALISTTDRDSGPNGQVHCTLYGHDHFKLQQAYEDSFMIVTTSPLDREKIAEYNLTVVAEDLGSPPFKTIKQYTIRVSDENDNAPVFAKPVYEVSVLENNAPGAYITTVVARDPDLGHNGKVIYRLVDTEIMGAPISTYVSLDPATGSIYALRTFNYEILKQLDLRIQASDGGSPQLTSSANIKVKIVDQNDNAPAIVHPVLSNGSAEVGIPARAPHGYLVTQIKAKDADEGVNSELMFSLSEEGAPIFTLNKVTGEIFLTADLSGELGQVFRTLVTVTDSGRPSLSTTATIRFLVTGATPPVNHEVMQPSPWEENVSHWDIPLIVIIVLAGSCTLLLAAIVTIATTCNKRRKEMKADAKNPRDISELEKGEQDDEELIDNQNGNLFDARPFPNATQPFTGNETAVTPEVVASTEESFGACLYDSQKRLRTTNNEGYAQAPGYGKEAGTTVTVWKGHSFNTISIREAEKFSGKDSGKGDSDFNDSDSDISGDALKKDLINHMQTGLWACTTECKILGHSDRCWSPSCGRPPNVHPPTMHTGHGQLSVSSFCKSTSLPRDPLHRDNYYQSSPAQAHLAKTGALPSVYEKVVPKDYESRTINLISPPRSGRLPDLQEITMPLYKSPGSKRYAAPSDSACEQDEL, translated from the exons atgacttcaaAAATGAGATGTTGCTCCTGGGATGTAAGCCTGAAGGTTCTCTTATTATCTTTGCTGCTACCGATGTGCACCTGTAAGACAATGCGTTACAGGACTTATGAAGAAGATGAACCTGGCACTGTTATTGGGACTTTAGCAGAAGACATGCACCTTAACATACCTGGAGAGGGGAGATTTCGTCTGATGAAGCAGTTTAACAATTCTCTCATCCATGTTCGGGAGAGCGATGGGCAGCTGAGCATCGGGGAGAGGATAGATCGGGAGCAGATTTGCAAACAGACTCTTAACTGTATACTGGCTTTGGATGTGGTCAGTTTCTCCAAGGAGCAATTCAAACTCATCCATGTAGAGGTGGAGGTGAGGGACATTAACGATAACAGCCCCCAGTTCCCCAGCGATGAGATACCTGTGGAGGTGTCTGAAAGTGCTGCTGTAGGTACCAGGATCCCCCTGGACATAGCTATTGATGAGGACGTTGGGTCAAACTCCATCCAGAGCTTCCAGATCTCAGTTAATAGTCACTTTAGCCTTGATGTCCAGACCAGGGCTGATGGGGTGAAATACGCAGACCTGGTGCTGATGAAAGAGCTGGACCGGGAAAGCCAGTCCTCCTACACCCTGGAGCTGGTGGCCATGGATGGAGGAAGCCCATCTCGCTCAGGCAGCGCTGTGGTCAGTGTCCGGGTGATGGACTTCAATGATAACAGTCCAACGTTCGAGAGGAGCTCGGTCACTGTGGAGCTCATGGAGGACTCTCCCCTAGGGTACCTCCTGCTGGACCTCAATGCTGTTGATCCAGATGAAGGTGTGAATGGAGAGATTGTCTATGGATTTAGTCCCCAGGTGTCTCAGGAGGTTCGACAACTCTTCAAGATCGACCCCAAATCCGGTCGCTTAACTCTTGAAGGTCAGGTTGACTTTGAGACCAAACAAACCTACGAGTTTGATGTCCAGGCTCAGGATATCAGCCCGAACCCTTTAACAGCCACCTGCAAAGTCGTCGTCCATATTATAGATGTGAATGACAATGCCCCAGctatcagcatcacccccctgaCCTCCATCAGCTCGGGAGTCGCCTATATCACCGAGGCAGCGGCTAAGGACAGCTTTGTAGCTCTGATCAGCACCACGGACAGAGACTCCGGTCCGAATGGACAGGTCCATTGCACTCTGTACGGCCACGATCATTTCAAGCTCCAGCAAGCCTATGAGGACAGCTTCATGATAGTCACTACCTCACCATTAGATCGGGAAAAGATTGCCGAGTACAACCTGACTGTGGTGGCTGAAGACCTGGGTTCTCCTCCTTTTAAAACCATTAAGCAGTACACCATCCGGGTGAGTGATGAGAATGACAATGCCCCTGTGTTTGCCAAACCTGTCTATGAAGTATCTGTTTTAGAAAATAATGCTCCTGGTGCCTATATCACTACAGTGGTCGCCAGAGACCCCGATCTTGGTCACAATGGAAAAGTCATTTATAGACTGGTGGACACAGAGATCATGGGGGCTCCTATTTCCACTTACGTGTCTCTGGACCCTGCCACGGGGTCCATCTATGCCCTGAGGACATTTAATTATGAGATCCTCAAACAACTGGACTTAAGGATCCAGGCAAGTGATGGTGGGTCTCCACAGCTCACCAGCAGTGCCAACATCAAGGTGAAGATCGTTGACCAAAACGACAACGCACCTGCTATTGTCCACCCAGTGTTGTCCAATGGATCTGCAGAAGTTGGGATACCTGCTAGAGCTCCACATGGCTACCTGGTCACGCAGATTAAAGCCAAGGACGCCGATGAAGGGGTTAACTCTGAACTTATGTTTAGCCTTTCAGAGGAAGGGGCGCCTATCTTCACCTTGAACAAAGTAACCGGGGAGATCTTCCTTACTGCTGACCTCAGCGGGGAACTGGGTCAGGTCTTTAGAACCTTGGTAACGGTCACCGACAGTGGCCGGCCATCCCTTTCCACCACAGCCACGATCAGATTCCTAGTCACAGGGGCGACCCCTCCAGTGAACCACGAGGTCATGCAGCCGAGTCCTTGGGAGGAGAATGTTTCCCACTGGGATATCCCTTTAATCGTTATCATTGTCCTGGCTGGGAGTTGTACCTTGCTCCTAGCGGCCATCGTCACCATTGCAACCACATGCAACAAACGCAGGAAAGAAATGAAGGCTGATGCCAAGAACCCCAGAGACATCTCAGAGCTGGAGAAAGGCGAGCAGGATGATGAAGAACTGATAGACAACCAGAATGGAAACCTATTTGATGCCAGACCATTTCCCAACGCCACCCAGCCCTTCACTGGGAATGAGACAGCAGTCACCCCAGAGGTGGTGGCCAGCACTGAAGAAAGCTTTGGGGCTTGTCTGTATGACTCTCAGAAGAGGCTGAGGACAACTAATAACGAG GGCTATGCCCAGGCTCCTGGGTACGGGAAGGAAGCAGGAACCACGGTGACAGTCTGGAAAGGACATTCattcaacaccatctccatccGGGAAGCGGAGAAATTCAGTGGGAAAGACAGTGGCAAGGGAGACAGTGACTTCAATGACAGCGATTCAGATATCAGCGGGGACGCACTCAAGAAAGATCTCATTAACCACATGCAGACTG gaTTATGGGCTTGTACGACTGAGTGCAAGATTCTAGGTCATTCGGATCGTTGCTGGAGTCCATCCTGTGGTAGACCCCCAAACGTCCATCCCCCCACTATGCATACAGGGCATGGGCAACTCTCAGTTTCCAGTTTTTGTAAAAGCACATCTCTTCCCCGTGACCCTCTCCACAGAGATAATTATTATCAATCTTCTCCAGCGCAAGCACATCTCGCAAAAACTGGTGCCTTGCCGAGTGTCTATGAAAAAGTAGTGCCGAAAGACTATGAAAGTCGGACAATAAATCTAATATCTCCCCCACGGTCTGGAAGACTTCCTGACCTCCAAGAAATCACAATGCCCCTTTATAAATCTCCTGGCTCAAAAAGATACGCTGCCCCAAGTGACAGTGCATGTGAGCAAGATGAACTTTGA